A genomic window from Kiritimatiellia bacterium includes:
- the bioD gene encoding dethiobiotin synthase, with the protein MNKSKRPHGIFIAGTDTGVGKTVVSAALLRGLKSAGIDAVYMKPVQTGCKKRGQRTIAPDLDFVISAAGITPPETERRLMAPCRFRRPCSPHLAAALEKKQIRLSKILRAFAGLKRRHDFVVVEGAGGILTPLERRLSMLDLMKKLGLPVALVARPGLGTLNHTLLTLGELRRARLKIKGIILNHAVKSSRTYIVKDNRAMLEKLGRTRIISELPHFKRPGAPPVEPGLAIALLR; encoded by the coding sequence CGCCGGAACCGACACGGGCGTCGGCAAGACGGTGGTTTCCGCCGCCCTGCTCCGCGGGCTGAAATCGGCCGGAATTGACGCGGTCTACATGAAGCCGGTCCAGACCGGCTGTAAAAAACGCGGCCAACGGACGATTGCGCCCGATCTGGACTTTGTTATTTCCGCCGCGGGCATCACGCCGCCGGAAACAGAACGGCGATTGATGGCGCCCTGCCGGTTCCGGCGGCCCTGTTCGCCCCATCTGGCGGCCGCGCTGGAAAAAAAACAAATCCGTCTTTCAAAAATACTGCGGGCGTTCGCCGGATTGAAACGCCGCCATGACTTCGTGGTGGTGGAGGGCGCAGGCGGGATTCTCACCCCCCTGGAGCGGCGCTTATCCATGCTTGACCTCATGAAAAAACTTGGCCTGCCGGTGGCGCTCGTGGCGCGCCCCGGCCTGGGCACGCTTAATCACACGCTTCTCACCCTGGGGGAACTCCGGCGGGCAAGACTGAAAATCAAGGGGATTATCCTGAATCATGCCGTCAAATCATCCAGGACCTATATCGTGAAAGACAACCGCGCCATGCTTGAAAAGCTCGGCCGGACGCGGATAATTTCCGAATTGCCGCACTTCAAGCGGCCGGGCGCGCCGCCCGTAGAGCCCGGACTGGCGATCGCGCTTTTAAGGTAA
- a CDS encoding DUF190 domain-containing protein: protein MELKGEAKLLRIFLGEADKVKHTALYEAIVKEARKFGLAGATVWRGITGFGPTSRIRTARILDLSTDLPIIVEIADEEEKINRFLPVLHDLFESAQSGGLVTVESVKVIKYLHGKVGERSDKDAAAGGAAGYV from the coding sequence ATGGAATTGAAAGGGGAGGCGAAACTGCTGCGGATTTTCCTGGGGGAAGCCGACAAAGTGAAACACACGGCTCTCTACGAGGCCATTGTGAAGGAAGCCAGGAAGTTTGGGTTGGCGGGGGCCACTGTCTGGAGAGGCATTACAGGATTCGGGCCTACGAGCCGAATCCGAACGGCCAGGATTCTTGACCTTTCCACGGACCTTCCCATCATCGTGGAAATTGCGGACGAGGAAGAGAAGATCAACCGTTTTCTCCCCGTTCTTCACGACCTCTTTGAGTCGGCCCAATCCGGGGGATTGGTCACCGTGGAGAGCGTCAAGGTCATCAAGTATCTCCATGGAAAGGTCGGGGAACGCTCCGACAAGGACGCGGCCGCCGGGGGAGCCGCGGGTTACGTTTAA
- a CDS encoding CrcB family protein, with the protein MTNPWGLCVLVGFGGFAGSVARYGLSVTSQRFSIEWPIGTLAANVLGCLFVGIITAASARGGAVSPEIRLALATGFCGGFTTMSSMIYETAEMIQASEYIHAAFYAAGTFLFSMTAFIVGLMAVRILVKLGGGLWN; encoded by the coding sequence ATGACAAATCCATGGGGGCTATGTGTTCTGGTGGGGTTTGGCGGATTCGCCGGATCGGTTGCCCGATATGGCTTGAGCGTCACATCGCAGCGTTTCTCAATTGAGTGGCCGATCGGCACATTGGCGGCCAACGTGCTCGGCTGTCTCTTTGTCGGAATCATCACGGCGGCGTCTGCCCGTGGAGGCGCCGTGTCCCCCGAAATCCGCCTGGCTCTGGCCACTGGATTCTGCGGCGGTTTCACGACGATGTCGTCCATGATCTATGAGACCGCCGAGATGATTCAGGCCAGTGAATATATCCACGCGGCGTTTTACGCCGCGGGGACCTTTTTGTTCTCCATGACCGCATTTATTGTCGGACTCATGGCGGTGCGTATCCTTGTCAAACTCGGAGGTGGGCTATGGAATTGA
- a CDS encoding flavin reductase family protein has protein sequence MKKMQNNKVFTLLESGPVVFITTNDGEKNNIMTISWTMVLDFTPIFAITTGPWNYSYAALRKSGECVIAIPTVDLIDQIVGVGTCSGADTDKFEKFGLTPVKAKHVRPPLIRECLANIECKVIDIVRKHNIVVLKSAAAYFDGSRKEKRTIHAIGDGTFVVDGRKLDRREMMRAKLPDGV, from the coding sequence ATGAAAAAAATGCAGAACAACAAGGTATTCACGCTGCTGGAATCGGGCCCCGTTGTCTTCATCACGACAAATGACGGGGAAAAGAATAATATAATGACCATCTCGTGGACCATGGTGCTGGACTTTACGCCGATATTTGCCATAACCACGGGGCCCTGGAACTATTCCTATGCCGCGCTTCGGAAATCCGGGGAATGCGTAATTGCAATTCCCACCGTGGATTTAATTGATCAGATCGTCGGCGTGGGAACGTGTTCCGGCGCCGACACGGACAAATTTGAAAAATTCGGGCTGACTCCTGTGAAGGCGAAGCACGTCCGGCCGCCGTTGATCAGGGAATGCCTGGCGAATATTGAATGTAAAGTCATTGATATTGTCCGGAAACACAACATCGTTGTCCTCAAAAGCGCCGCGGCTTACTTTGATGGTTCGCGAAAAGAGAAGCGAACCATTCACGCGATCGGCGACGGCACCTTCGTGGTGGATGGGCGCAAGTTGGATAGAAGGGAAATGATGCGGGCCAAGCTTCCGGATGGCGTCTAA